The Haloarcula marina genome contains the following window.
ACCAACAGCGCCGGTGACGGCGTGGGCATCATCTTCGAGGGGGCGCAAGCATGACGGAGACGAAGGGCGGCAACATCATCTTGCGCCGCGTCGACGTGCCGGACCATGTGGACCCCGGCGAGTCCTTCGAGGTGGACGCGCTCGTTTCCAACGGCGCGGCCTACATCAACCCGTGGGACGGCGACAAATGCGGCCTCGCACCGCCGGGCTACACTATCGAGGTGGACTTTCACGGCCCGGACGGAGCGACCCGGACGAAGGGGCCGATGTGCCACACGACGACCGAGGTAGGCACCCGCGACGAGACGTACACGGCGACGTTCACGGCCCCAGAGGACGGCGGCGAAGTCGAGATTGAGGCCAACGTCAGACTGCCCGGTAGCGGCATGGAGACGGGCACGGAGTCGGCTGTACTGACGGTCGCAGAGGGACACGTACCGACGCCGGAGCCTCCCGGTGACGACTCCAACGGGGACGGCGGCGGCGGCCTCGACCTCGGCGGCGCTGGCGGTCGGAACCTCAAGCTCGCCGCTGGAGCAATCGGACTCCTCGCGCTGTTGTGGGTGCTGGCACCCTACGCACAGCTCGGGGCGTCTCTCTCGGGAGGTGGCCGCTGATGGACCCCATCACCGGCTACGTCGTGCAAGCGGCGGCTATCGTGACGGCGGCGGCGGCAACCTACGTCGCCGCGGCGGTCCGGCAGGTACTCCAGCAGGTGCAGGCCAACACCACCCGGAGCAAGCGCACCCGCCAGCTCGTCACCGGCGAGGACAGCCACCTGCGGGGCGTCCTGCCCCGGCTTCGACTCATCGAGGAGCGCGTACTGTCGACCGTTCGCACCGTCGAGAGCGAGGAGGGAGGCGAGTAATGCCGTTCCTCCAAGCATCCGCTGGCGGCGGCTGGGACTACGTGCAGGCCGCCGAACCCGCCAACCCCGAGAAGGGCGATTCGTGGTACGACACGGACGGCGGTGCAGACGGACAGGGTGAGGCGAAGGTCTACGACGGGTCGACGTGGGACGTGACCGGCTACATCAGCCACGACCAGCTCAACAACGTGGCACCCGCCGACCATCACGACCCCGTGACCGTCTCGGCCCCGCTGACGCGCTCGGGACAGGCACTCGCCCTCGCAATCGGCAACGCGCTCACCGTCGACGGCAACAACGACCTCGCGGTAGACGAGTCGGCCATCTCGCACGACAACATCGCGGGCGTCTCTGCCGCCGACCATCACGACCCCGTGACCGTCTCGGACCCGCTGACCGAGGACGGCACGCAGGGCCTCGCGCTGGCGCTGGCGTCGAACCTCCGCGTCAACGGGACCGCCCTCGACCTCGCCCGCAACATCGAGGTGGGAGACGACTACCGGGGACTGCACCTCCGAGGTACCAACGCGACCGAGGAGAGCGACACCGCCGACAAGTGGGGCGTGCGGAAGTACCAAGACGACTTCCGTATCCGGCACTATGACGACTCGGCGGCGTCGTGGAGTAAGATGCTCCGCATCACGCCCAACGGAGAGGTTCGCATCATCGAGGGACCGTTACACCTCGAAATGGGCAACATCACGGCCCTCAACAAGATAGAGGCGTCTGGTACCGGAATCGAGACGCTATGGCACGCGACCGATAATCACATCCGCTGGCAACGGTACGACGACCAGCGGCAACTATTCCGTCTCGACTTCGACGCGATGACCGCCGAGGCCGTCGACGCCGACCTCTACGAGCAGGGCAACCGCGTGGCGACTCGTCCGTATGTCGACGGCGAGGTAAGCACGCACGAGGGACGGACTGACAACCCCCACAACGTCACCGACGACCAGACCGGCGCGGCGTCGGCCCTCTCGTCACACGCCGGGGACGCTGACGCGCACCTCGGGACGCCGACCGACGAGAGCGGCACGCTGGACCCCGGTAGCACCGGCATCTACAGCACGACCGTTTCACTCACGAACTCCTACGTCTCGGGTTCCGCGACGGCTGGAGTATTCGACAGCGGCAACGAGTGGAGTCCCAGCCGGGGAAGAACCTACGTCGAGAACTACACCTTCGACGGAAACGGCCACATCGACGGGTTCGTACTGCACTACGAGACGGACACCAGCAGTAGCGATTACGTGAAGTGGACTTTCACGGGCAACACCGCATGATAGCACTACAACTCTCACAGATTCCGACCCCAGATGCACAGTCTCTCGCACTCGCCGTTCTCTGCCTCGTGGCAGGTATGGCGGTCCCGACCCGGTACGGCATGGAGCGCATCGAGGGCTTCGGTCGGTGGGTCGCGTCGAAGCTCCCGTACAAGGCTCCGCCGGGCAAGGAGAGCGAGCAGGCGATGGCCGACGCGGTGTACGGCCCTCGCGTCGAGGACGCCGACGCTGTCGACAGTGAGGAGCAACAGCCGTGATGTTTCCGTATCACGTCGTTCCCGACGGCAACGCGGCCCTGCCGCACCACTACGTGACGATGCTGCTGGCGGCGCTCGTGCCGGTCCTCATCGTGTGGGACGACCACCGCGACAGGGAGCCGTGGATAGTCCTGAGCGGCATCCTCGGCGGCGTCGTCGCCTTCGGGCTGGTGTGGCCGCGCTATCCCGTTATCGGCGCGACGCTGACGCTCGCCGCGAACGCGGTGGTGATACTCGCTCCCTTCCGCCCGGCGTGGTCCGAATACTGGCCGCGGCGTCACCGGGTAGCCGTCGTCGTCTTCGCGCTCATCGCCGCCGACGACTCGGTACAGCACGCGCTCGGGTGGCCGATGCCGATTGATTGGGTGTGGAAGCACGGCGGGCGGTCGGCGGTCGTCGAGGTGTTCGGCGCGGTCGCTGGCGTTTGACTAGTATTCGGATGCCCACACTAATTCGGACGAAGTAATTTTATGTGTATTTGCAACTAATCGAGCATACAACTCGTATAAAATGGAAATCCCATCATATTCCGAATTTGTTGCAGAAGCAGGTCCTGCGGAGTATATCGGAGTTTTAGAAAGGGCCGTTGCTCTTTTTCTCCCATTCTTGACGGTTTATTCACTGTATGTCGTACAGACTACTGGGGAGAGGTACGGCCTCTACGCTACGATAGTTCTTGGACTGACATTTGCACTGTGGAATATAGCTTTCTCCGAATACGTATATCGTTATTTAACAGATTAACATCTCACTATTCCCGTCGTGGAGTCGGATATTTGTGCCCGAGAATCCTCTATTCTAGTGTAGACCGTAGTTTAATACTTAGTCATCTGGACTGCAACTACCGTTTGGTACATCTGCTTGTTAAGCTCTGTAGTGCCGTGCGTTGGCGAATTCTTAACTTGGTGTATGCCACTTCGAGAAGTATATGTCTGCCATTCAGACGCACGACCTGTACGGGCTGGAAATAGGGGCTGAACCTAAAGATAAACCGTCGCCGGTTCTGTGGACAGACTCTCAGCCGACTGTTGAGATTACCTTTTCAAACAACTCTGATGTACAGTGGCGAGAAGATACGACAGTTCATTTTTTCATCGAAATTGACGACGACGTGGTGTGGTCGAGGAACGTCAAGATGGGCACGGAGCTTGCACCGGGTGAAACGACCACAGTGACCGTTGAAACTGGACCATTGACCTATGAAGGCCACGCAGTCCTCGGATTTTCTATTAAATCCGGTATCAATATAAAAAGCGAGCCTCGGTCTCTCGAACCTGGTGATTCTACATACACACTACACCCTACAAGTGCGTTCAGCGTTTGGGACCGTTCGCACTATATTTCGACGGTGAAGCGCCCGAAGCAATTTCAGAAATGGATTATCTTTACATCAGTCGTTCTGATCTTCTTCGCAGGTGTCCAGTTATGGCTCGCGTATTTTCCGCCGGGGTGACGCTCAAATTCACCCTGAAAGAGAAGTGTGACAGCATTTCACAACTTGGGAATTTCTTCTCAGTAACCAACAAGAGAATGGGCCGAATGACCCTCTTTTGTACTGACCAACGCACGATACCCAAATCCGGTGCCCGAGAACCCGCCATTCTGGTGCAATCTCGCTCTATCTGACCCCTGCTGACCCCCGAGTTCACCGAAAAAACTAGATGTTTTGCAATAGAACTGGGGAACGAGTGCATGAGGCTGAAGGACTACGACAACGACGACGGTAAGCGGGTGTGGCTGTCGGACGACGAACTGACGCGATTCATCGAGCAGGCCGAGACGCCGCACCAGCGGTTAGCCTTCCTGCTCGCCGGTCGGGTCGGACTGCGGCGCTCGGAAATCGTCGAGGTGTGCCCGCAAGACCTCGTCGACGGTCCGACCGGCGACCACATCCGCGTGTGGGAGAGCTACGCGAAGCGAGACAAGTACCGAGAGCCGCCCGTACCGAAGGAGGTTGTGACCATCGCGGAGACGCTGGCGTACCAGCAGGACGACGACGAGCCGCTGATAGACGTGGCGGGGTCGACGGTCTACCGCTGGGTCCGACGCGCCGCCGACGCCCTGGAGGCCGAGACGGACGACCGCGGCTGGCAGTACCTCGACGTTCATGACCTCCGGCGGACGTGGGGCACGTACCTACTAGAGCAGGGCGTGATTCCGTCGGTCGTGATGTCCTTCGGTGGCTGGGAGGACTGGGACACGTTCAGGAAGCACTACCTCGGAGAGTTCAGCCCGGAGGCGATTCGACGAGAGCGGGGCAAAGTCGACTTCCTAGAGGGCGGCGACGAAAGCGCCGAGGTAGTCCAGATGGGGTCGCTAGAGCCATCCACTAGGCATCATAAAGCTAACTGAGGGCTATCGTGCGAGGAGGTTTGGTGAATTTTATCAGAATAAGTCTCTGCCAAACTTACTCCCTATCGACTGTGTGTTGCTTTTGCCCATCCATCATAACGAATTCTGTCTCATCATTCCATATTCCTGGGCCATATGCGTTTATTCCGTGTTCAATTGCTTCCTCAAAGCTCATTCCGTATTCTAACTCTATATATTGTGGTTTGATAGCTCGTTTCACATGACCAGAAATCGGATAAGTATACTCAGTGTAAACAATTACTTGCATCACAAGTGCAGAATAGCCTTCTGCTATCCAATCATCAACACTATAAGGGAATTTGTCAAGCGTCATCTCATCTGAGGCGATATCAATATACACCGGACCTGCGAAAGTCTGATTCAATTCCTTGGCTTGTAGAACTTCATCACCAGTGCTGATTCTATCCGGTCGGGTCAAAGGCATCAAAAACCCATCTGAACCGTTTTTCAATACCTCTGTGACATATTTTCCTTTCCCACTACCCGTATTCTCTGACTCAACAACGCCACGTACAATCACCTCTAACTTGGGGTTTTTTGCCAAGGCATCACCGTAATTCGACAATACCACAAATAACCGATTTTCTATGGCAAAATAATCTTCAATAGTTATCAATGGTGCACGCTCTGACCTCATTAATTCTGTCTGGTTATCTAAGATATCTGATTGCCTTTCTTGTATCGCTATAACTTGTTCTTGTAGTTTTGCTTGCTTAGCTACTGCTTGAGTTTGTGTTGATTGCTCACTGGCCATTTGAATATACACCACTAAAAGAGCAAAAGAGAGGATAACGCTACTAAAAATCCCAACGGCGCGAAGTACGGATACTGTCGGAAGAGGCGTCAAATAGAATAGAGCAGTAGTAAAAGCGCCCACACTGCCAAAAATAAGTACAAAGCTGACTATTATACCTGTATTTATTGAGGGGAGCCTATTGAAAGACCAATTCATAACATTCTACCAATACGGCTTTACACTCGCGTGCGACCAGTTAGAGGGCGTTGCGAAACGGTCTTTGAATACCTTGCTCGGCTTGGGTTCGGGATAGTGTTCAGCGTCGAGGTCGCCCTTCAGGTACAGAATACCCTCGCTCGTCAGGTCGTACATATCTCCATGAATCGGCTCGATAAACCCGGCGTAGTGTAGACACATGCACCGCTCGCGGATTCGGCTCTCGGAGGCGCTGAAGCCGCGTTCACTTTCGAGCAGGCGTGGTGAGGCCCATCCCTCGGAGCGGATGAACTCCATGATACGCTCGTCCAACTGTTCCATCCAGTAAGCCGACTTTCTCCCGTCCATCATTCAGGCTTGCTCGTGGTTCTCGCCAGCGCTGGGGCCGTTCTCATCGACGAAGGATTTTACTTCATCCGGTGCATCTTCGGACGTATCTATCTCGCCGTCTAAGTAGCGTTCTCCTCGCTCTGTAATTGTGTAGACTCCATTTCCTAAATCCCGAAGTAAACGATGCTCAACCAACTTCTTACACCGCTTCGAAATATAGGACCGGGTGTATCTGACGTAGCCACTGTCTTTCATCTCTTTTGGACGGCCAGAATCCTTCTCACGAATATATTCTAGGATTCTGTCGTCCGCAAGCACCATCCAATCTCCCGAGTATCGCATTATTGGTTAATTATCAATCTCTGGGGGTATGATAGTGCCGGGAGAGTCTTCTGAGACGCAGTAGTGATTTTTTAGCCACTGCGTAA
Protein-coding sequences here:
- a CDS encoding MarR family transcriptional regulator → MRYSGDWMVLADDRILEYIREKDSGRPKEMKDSGYVRYTRSYISKRCKKLVEHRLLRDLGNGVYTITERGERYLDGEIDTSEDAPDEVKSFVDENGPSAGENHEQA
- a CDS encoding site-specific integrase; translated protein: MRLKDYDNDDGKRVWLSDDELTRFIEQAETPHQRLAFLLAGRVGLRRSEIVEVCPQDLVDGPTGDHIRVWESYAKRDKYREPPVPKEVVTIAETLAYQQDDDEPLIDVAGSTVYRWVRRAADALEAETDDRGWQYLDVHDLRRTWGTYLLEQGVIPSVVMSFGGWEDWDTFRKHYLGEFSPEAIRRERGKVDFLEGGDESAEVVQMGSLEPSTRHHKAN